From a region of the Nitrospira sp. genome:
- the ettA gene encoding energy-dependent translational throttle protein EttA, producing MATNDKQVIFSLVNVGKVYPPKRQVLREIYLGFYYGAKIGVLGLNGSGKSSLLKIIAGVDPNYTGEITRSKGYSVGLLEQEPQLDANKTVKEVVEEGKADLVALLHEYEAVSNKIGEVGPDEMEKLLDKQAQLQEKIEAANGWELENQLDIAMDALRCPPADQKVGTLSGGEKRRVALCRLMIQEPDILLLDEPTNHLDAESVQWLEQHLQQYKGTVIAVTHDRYFLDNVAGWILELDRGHGIPFQGNYTSWLEQKKDRLEKEEKAESKRKKTLEHELEWIRMSPKARQSKGKARLNRYEELVNQKQDQVSDDLEIYIPPGPRLGDVVVEANGISKAFGDNVLYESVNFSLPKGGIVGVIGPNGAGKTTMFKMIIGKEKPDAGSIKVGETVKLGYVDQDRSLDGNKSVYEIISDGQDTIKLGKAEVNARGYCARFNFAGTDQQKKVKDLSGGERNRVHLARMLKEGANLIILDEPTNDLDVNTLRALEEGLENFAGCAVISSHDRWFLDRIATHILAFEGDSKVVWFEGNYSEYEADRKKRLGKEADQPHRIRYRKLTRN from the coding sequence ATGGCAACAAACGATAAACAGGTTATTTTTTCACTCGTCAATGTCGGCAAGGTCTATCCGCCGAAGCGGCAGGTGCTGCGGGAGATCTACCTGGGCTTTTACTACGGCGCGAAGATCGGGGTACTGGGCTTGAACGGGTCGGGCAAGAGCTCGTTGCTCAAGATCATCGCGGGAGTGGATCCGAACTACACGGGCGAGATCACACGATCAAAGGGTTACAGTGTGGGTCTGCTTGAACAGGAACCCCAGCTCGATGCGAACAAAACGGTCAAGGAAGTGGTCGAGGAAGGGAAGGCCGACTTGGTGGCGTTGCTCCACGAGTACGAGGCGGTCAGCAACAAGATCGGCGAGGTTGGGCCTGATGAAATGGAAAAACTGCTCGATAAGCAGGCGCAACTGCAAGAGAAGATCGAAGCGGCCAACGGATGGGAACTCGAAAACCAGCTGGACATCGCCATGGATGCGCTGCGCTGTCCACCGGCTGATCAGAAGGTAGGGACCCTGTCGGGTGGTGAGAAGCGTCGGGTTGCGCTCTGCCGCCTGATGATCCAGGAGCCGGATATTCTGTTGCTCGATGAGCCGACGAACCATCTGGATGCCGAGTCGGTCCAATGGCTTGAGCAGCATCTGCAACAATATAAAGGCACAGTCATCGCCGTGACTCACGATCGGTACTTTCTCGACAATGTGGCCGGATGGATTCTCGAGTTGGACCGAGGTCATGGGATTCCATTCCAAGGCAATTACACGTCTTGGTTGGAGCAGAAGAAGGACCGACTGGAAAAAGAGGAAAAAGCGGAGTCGAAGAGGAAGAAGACGCTGGAGCATGAGTTGGAGTGGATCAGGATGTCGCCGAAGGCTCGGCAGTCCAAGGGCAAGGCGCGCTTGAATCGCTACGAAGAATTGGTCAACCAAAAACAGGATCAGGTGTCGGACGATCTGGAAATCTACATTCCACCGGGGCCACGGCTAGGCGATGTGGTGGTCGAAGCGAACGGCATCAGCAAAGCCTTCGGTGACAATGTGCTCTATGAGAGTGTGAACTTCAGTCTGCCGAAGGGCGGCATTGTCGGTGTGATCGGTCCGAACGGCGCCGGCAAGACGACCATGTTCAAGATGATCATCGGCAAGGAGAAGCCGGATGCCGGGTCGATCAAGGTCGGCGAGACGGTCAAACTCGGCTACGTGGACCAGGACCGCAGTCTGGACGGCAACAAGAGCGTGTACGAAATCATTTCGGACGGCCAGGATACCATCAAGCTGGGCAAGGCCGAAGTCAATGCCCGCGGCTACTGCGCCCGCTTCAACTTTGCCGGGACGGATCAGCAGAAAAAGGTGAAGGATCTCTCAGGCGGTGAGCGCAATCGGGTGCATCTGGCCCGCATGCTGAAAGAAGGGGCGAACCTGATCATCCTCGACGAGCCGACCAACGATCTCGACGTGAATACCCTGCGGGCTCTTGAAGAAGGGCTGGAAAATTTTGCAGGCTGTGCCGTGATCAGCAGCCACGACCGTTGGTTCCTCGACCGAATCGCGACTCACATTCTGGCCTTTGAAGGTGACAGCAAGGTCGTCTGGTTCGAAGGGAACTACAGTGAATACGAAGCCGATCGCAAAAAACGCTTGGGCAAGGAAGCCGATCAGCCGCATCGAATCCGATACCGGAAGCTGACGCGCAATTAG
- a CDS encoding pyridoxamine 5'-phosphate oxidase family protein, whose protein sequence is MSSSRQHNSGADSDGPDVPEPSHAERAKTLVYLQQTGSLSTLSRKQPGWPFGSVMPYGLDAQGQPVFLISTMAMHTQNLLGDPRASLLVTPPESRIDPLGAARVTLMGSVTKVPKEENAEVRACYLERHANASYWVDYQDFGFFRMAIAEIYFVGGFGSMGWVAPADYVAAAVDPLADEASNLIRELNAEQAETLLLLARALGHVEVQQATVTALDRFGFHLRFTTPDRMQGGRVAFARPVRNESEVRAGLAGLVVQVNAGLSILHSL, encoded by the coding sequence ATGTCTTCATCACGACAACATAACAGCGGGGCGGACTCAGACGGTCCTGATGTTCCTGAACCATCCCATGCTGAGCGGGCCAAGACGCTTGTGTACTTGCAGCAGACAGGAAGTCTCTCGACACTCTCGCGCAAGCAGCCAGGTTGGCCCTTCGGATCGGTGATGCCCTACGGATTGGATGCACAGGGGCAACCGGTCTTTCTGATCAGCACGATGGCGATGCACACACAGAACCTCCTGGGCGATCCACGTGCCAGCTTACTGGTGACTCCGCCTGAGAGCAGGATCGATCCCCTTGGGGCGGCCAGGGTCACGTTGATGGGATCCGTGACCAAGGTGCCGAAAGAGGAGAACGCCGAGGTTCGCGCATGCTACTTGGAACGTCATGCCAACGCCTCCTACTGGGTGGACTACCAAGATTTCGGTTTCTTCCGCATGGCCATCGCGGAGATTTACTTTGTTGGAGGGTTTGGGTCGATGGGCTGGGTGGCACCGGCAGACTATGTAGCGGCGGCTGTGGACCCGCTTGCGGATGAAGCCTCGAATCTGATTCGCGAGCTCAATGCCGAGCAGGCGGAGACGTTATTACTGCTGGCACGTGCGTTGGGCCATGTGGAGGTGCAGCAGGCTACGGTGACGGCACTGGATCGGTTCGGATTTCATCTTCGATTTACCACTCCTGACCGGATGCAGGGCGGGCGTGTGGCATTTGCGCGCCCAGTTCGTAATGAGTCAGAAGTCAGAGCCGGCTTGGCCGGCCTAGTTGTTCAGGTGAACGCAGGACTCTCAATCCTGCATTCGCTGTAG
- a CDS encoding FAD-dependent oxidoreductase, translating into MLETLSVQCCIAGGGPAGMMLGLLLARAGVSVLVLEKHPDFLRDFRGDTLHPSTLEIIHELGLLDRFLRLPHQKVTRINARFGDLEFTVADFSHLPTQCRYVAFMPQWDFLNFLVEMGKGYPGFRVRMNAEVTDVIESGGSVVGLRAETATGPLDVHAALVVGADGRHSIVRERAKLSVEEFGVPMDVLWFRLSRSPEDPVDPMGRFDAGRIFIMLNRGDYWQCGFVIAKGSLGEIRAQGLSLFRESVAKLAPFAADRVHELRDWEPIKLLTVQVDRLRQWHKPGLLCIGDAAHAMSPVGGVGINLAIQDAVASANLLAQPLRDGRVTEADLAKVQARRMWPTQLTQQAQLAIQNRVISRVLDSKVPLSPPSAVRLLARFPVLRRIPARLIGLGVRPEHVRTPVG; encoded by the coding sequence ATGCTGGAAACCCTGTCGGTTCAGTGCTGTATTGCCGGCGGAGGGCCGGCCGGGATGATGCTGGGCCTTCTGCTGGCAAGGGCTGGTGTCTCGGTGCTGGTCCTCGAGAAGCACCCGGATTTTCTCCGTGATTTTCGCGGCGACACGTTGCATCCCTCGACGTTGGAAATCATCCATGAACTGGGGCTGCTGGACCGCTTCCTTCGATTGCCCCACCAGAAGGTGACGCGGATCAATGCGCGGTTCGGAGACCTGGAGTTCACGGTCGCGGATTTTTCTCATCTGCCGACCCAATGCCGCTATGTCGCCTTCATGCCGCAGTGGGACTTTCTCAACTTTCTCGTGGAGATGGGAAAGGGATATCCGGGATTTCGCGTCCGAATGAACGCGGAGGTGACGGACGTGATCGAGAGTGGAGGCTCGGTCGTAGGGCTTCGCGCTGAAACGGCAACAGGGCCGCTGGACGTTCATGCCGCACTCGTCGTGGGGGCCGATGGCCGGCACTCGATTGTCCGCGAGAGAGCGAAGCTTTCGGTGGAAGAATTCGGCGTGCCCATGGATGTGCTCTGGTTCCGACTCTCACGCAGTCCCGAAGACCCGGTCGATCCGATGGGCCGCTTCGACGCCGGTCGAATCTTCATCATGTTGAACCGGGGTGACTACTGGCAGTGCGGCTTTGTCATTGCGAAGGGATCACTCGGAGAGATTCGCGCACAAGGCCTCTCGCTGTTCCGCGAGAGTGTGGCGAAGCTGGCCCCGTTTGCCGCAGACCGTGTCCACGAGCTACGAGACTGGGAACCGATCAAACTGCTGACCGTCCAAGTCGATCGGTTGCGGCAGTGGCACAAGCCTGGACTGCTCTGTATCGGAGACGCGGCCCACGCCATGTCGCCGGTCGGTGGCGTCGGAATCAATCTGGCGATCCAGGACGCGGTGGCGTCGGCGAATCTGTTGGCGCAACCGTTGCGCGACGGGCGAGTGACCGAAGCGGACTTGGCCAAGGTGCAGGCCCGCCGTATGTGGCCCACCCAGCTGACTCAACAGGCCCAACTTGCTATCCAGAATCGTGTCATCAGCCGTGTTTTGGATAGCAAGGTTCCGCTGTCGCCTCCTTCGGCCGTCCGGCTCCTTGCGCGGTTCCCCGTTCTACGGCGTATCCCCGCCAGATTGATTGGTCTTGGAGTCCGGCCTGAGCATGTACGGACACCGGTCGGCTGA
- a CDS encoding alpha/beta fold hydrolase yields MNMQPFELIGTDGKRLKGDRADGTDRQILFITGFLSKRWGNKSKALAQWCEERGWGFCCYDVRGFGDSEGQFTDYTLCDWIADGKTILESVKSGPPVTLVGNSLGSWIAWLVAQEFLFVEELILIAPAFNMMGERTKTISKERLDHWYTAGWMPWDDDPLHKDWPLSWKWVEESERLWAKTFDMVRQVKTTILHGLEDTVIPPEGTRRFADELRRRDPSFPLDLRLISGDHRLSSPEHLELFRRMVMRQT; encoded by the coding sequence ATGAACATGCAGCCGTTCGAGCTGATCGGCACCGACGGCAAGCGTCTCAAGGGCGATCGTGCCGATGGGACAGACCGGCAAATCCTGTTCATCACCGGCTTTCTCTCGAAGCGCTGGGGCAACAAGAGTAAGGCGTTGGCGCAATGGTGCGAGGAGCGAGGCTGGGGGTTCTGTTGTTACGATGTGCGCGGGTTCGGCGATTCAGAAGGTCAGTTCACGGACTACACGCTCTGTGATTGGATTGCCGATGGGAAGACCATCCTGGAATCCGTCAAATCCGGACCACCTGTCACCCTGGTTGGAAACTCGCTCGGCAGTTGGATCGCTTGGCTGGTTGCGCAAGAATTCCTCTTCGTGGAAGAACTGATCTTGATCGCTCCGGCGTTCAATATGATGGGGGAACGAACCAAGACCATCTCCAAGGAACGGCTCGATCACTGGTATACTGCCGGATGGATGCCGTGGGATGATGACCCGTTGCATAAGGATTGGCCGCTCTCTTGGAAGTGGGTGGAAGAAAGCGAACGGTTGTGGGCGAAGACGTTTGACATGGTCCGTCAGGTGAAGACGACGATTCTCCACGGCCTGGAAGACACCGTCATCCCGCCGGAAGGTACCCGTCGATTTGCCGATGAACTGCGTCGTCGCGATCCGAGCTTTCCGCTCGACCTCCGGCTGATTTCGGGCGACCATCGGCTCAGTAGTCCGGAACATCTTGAGCTGTTTCGCCGGATGGTCATGAGGCAAACCTGA
- a CDS encoding YdiU family protein, whose protein sequence is MTRRTLETLSFDNSYVRLPPAFYARLNPTPFSAQPYLIHADPVAAELIDLDPEQFTRTEFATLFGGSALAPGMEPLAMLYSGHQFGVYVPQLGDGRAILLGEVKNGKGERWDLHLKGAGMTPFSRDGDGRAVLRSTIREYLCCAAMRGLGIPTTQALCLVGSDDKVYREQVETGAMLVRMAPSHVRFGTFEVFYYRKQHEHLKALADYVIEQHFAHLGETVDKYARFFAEVVERTARLIAQWQAVGWAHGVMNTDNMSILGLTLDYGPYGFMDDYDAGFICNHSDHNGRYAFNQQPYIGLWNLSCLAQALLPLAEKEALKAGLEIYQPLFEREYMKLMRVKFGLMDERAEDDELIRDFLGLLQGSHADYTIVLRELSAFSTADGAPNETLREHFLNRDRFDEWAKRYRDRLRNERSHDDERRDRMNRVNPTYVLRNYLAQTAIEKARHKDFSEIDRLFTLLQDPFNDQQGMEAYALPPPNWGKHLSVSCSS, encoded by the coding sequence ATGACTCGGCGCACACTGGAAACGCTTTCCTTCGACAATAGCTATGTCCGTCTTCCCCCGGCCTTTTACGCGCGATTGAATCCGACTCCGTTCAGCGCCCAGCCCTATCTGATTCATGCAGACCCGGTCGCAGCTGAACTGATCGATCTTGATCCCGAGCAATTCACTCGGACAGAGTTCGCGACGCTCTTCGGAGGCAGCGCATTGGCGCCCGGAATGGAGCCGCTCGCGATGCTGTACTCAGGCCATCAGTTCGGTGTCTACGTTCCGCAACTCGGTGACGGCCGCGCGATTCTGCTCGGCGAGGTGAAGAACGGGAAAGGAGAGCGGTGGGACTTGCATCTCAAGGGTGCGGGGATGACGCCGTTTTCGCGTGACGGAGACGGCCGAGCGGTTCTGCGCTCGACGATCCGCGAATACCTCTGTTGCGCCGCGATGCGGGGTCTCGGGATCCCGACCACACAAGCGCTCTGCCTCGTGGGCAGCGACGACAAGGTCTATCGCGAGCAGGTCGAGACCGGCGCGATGCTGGTCCGCATGGCGCCTTCCCATGTCCGGTTCGGCACGTTCGAGGTCTTCTATTACCGGAAACAGCATGAGCACCTAAAAGCCCTCGCCGACTATGTGATCGAGCAACATTTTGCCCATCTTGGTGAGACCGTCGACAAATACGCGCGCTTCTTTGCCGAAGTGGTCGAGCGCACGGCGAGGCTGATCGCCCAATGGCAGGCCGTGGGATGGGCGCATGGGGTGATGAACACGGACAACATGTCGATTCTCGGGCTTACGCTGGACTATGGACCCTACGGCTTCATGGACGACTATGACGCCGGTTTCATCTGCAACCATTCGGACCACAACGGCCGCTATGCCTTCAACCAGCAGCCCTACATCGGGCTTTGGAATCTGAGCTGCTTGGCTCAAGCGCTGTTACCGTTGGCGGAAAAGGAGGCGCTGAAGGCGGGCCTTGAGATCTATCAACCGCTGTTTGAGCGGGAGTATATGAAACTCATGCGGGTGAAATTCGGATTGATGGACGAGCGAGCGGAAGACGACGAACTCATTCGCGACTTCCTGGGCCTTCTCCAGGGCAGCCATGCGGATTATACGATCGTGTTGAGGGAACTGAGCGCCTTCTCCACGGCTGACGGCGCGCCCAACGAAACGCTGCGTGAACACTTCCTCAACCGTGACCGTTTCGATGAGTGGGCGAAGCGCTATCGGGATCGACTGCGGAATGAACGCAGCCATGACGATGAGCGACGCGACCGGATGAACCGTGTGAATCCCACATACGTGCTGCGCAACTATCTCGCGCAGACGGCCATTGAGAAGGCCCGACACAAGGACTTCTCCGAAATCGATCGCCTCTTCACTCTGTTGCAAGATCCCTTCAACGATCAACAGGGCATGGAAGCCTATGCCCTTCCTCCGCCCAACTGGGGCAAGCATCTCTCGGTCAGTTGCTCATCATAG
- a CDS encoding DUF2294 domain-containing protein: MESAIRNAVIKFEQEFLGRGPDEVRALVARDLVVVRLKGVLTPAERQLAKTAEGIEMVKRLRQNLIAQGRDRLCEQVSEITGTKILGLFTDIDVQLGERVFVFTMDRDIQNGSR; this comes from the coding sequence ATGGAAAGCGCGATACGCAATGCCGTCATCAAATTCGAACAGGAGTTTCTGGGCCGAGGCCCTGATGAAGTCCGTGCGCTTGTCGCCCGCGATCTCGTTGTCGTACGCCTGAAAGGCGTCCTGACGCCGGCCGAACGCCAACTCGCGAAAACTGCGGAAGGGATCGAGATGGTGAAACGGCTGCGGCAAAATCTGATTGCCCAGGGCCGTGACAGGCTGTGCGAACAAGTCAGTGAGATCACCGGGACCAAAATCCTGGGTCTGTTCACCGATATCGACGTACAGCTCGGAGAGCGAGTCTTCGTCTTTACGATGGATCGTGATATCCAGAACGGTAGCCGATAA